Proteins encoded together in one Amblyomma americanum isolate KBUSLIRL-KWMA chromosome 1, ASM5285725v1, whole genome shotgun sequence window:
- the LOC144114710 gene encoding nudC domain-containing protein 2-like: MPLSHFDERSGAVSCPTPWGRWWQTIGEVFVEVEVPKGTRGKDVRIQITPRHMSCTVHGKQLFSGDLHRTVVADESTWTIEEQQRVLILLVKTEPASSEKVWESLLDGQYKPDPLVMHEMMKKLDLEKFQIENPGFDFSGAKLDKAYDHIPGLGGGTSESQPTGFHVEQSEGDAAARLASKGSGFSF; the protein is encoded by the coding sequence ATGCCACTTTCCCATTTCGACGAGCGAAGCGGTGCTGTCAGCTGCCCGACCCCTTGGGGTCGCTGGTGGCAGACCATCGGTGAGGTGTTTGTTGAGGTTGAGGTGCCTAAAGGCACACGTGGCAAAGATGTTCGAATCCAGATCACTCCCAGGCACATGTCTTGCACCGTGCATGGCAAGCAACTCTTTTCTGGGGATCTTCACCgcactgttgttgctgatgaATCAACATGGACCATTGAGGAGCAACAGCGAGTGTTGATTTTGCTTGTCAAGACAGAACCTGCCAGCTCAGAAAAAGTATGGGAATCTTTGCTTGATGGACAATACAAGCCTGACCCACTTGTCATGCACGAGATGATGAAGAAACTAGATTTGGAAAAGTTCCAGATTGAGAATCCAGGGTTTGACTTCAGCGGAGCTAAACTAGATAAAGCCTATGACCACATTCCAGGCCTTGGTGGCGGCACCTCAGAAAGTCAGCCAACAGGATTTCATGTGGAACAATCAGAAGGAGATGCTGCAGCCAGGCTTGCTTCCAAAGGAAGCGGCTTTTCGTTCTGA